CCCTGCCATCTGCCCCACTGCACCGTCCCATTCCTAAAGCACCCAtggagcccccaaccctgctcacCCCCATTTACCCACGTGCAGGGCACAGCCAGCCGGGGCAGCTCACACACACAGGGGCCAGAGGAAAGCATGAGCTGGCGGAAGTTGACACGTGGATGGGCGCTCCTGTCCCTGACCTGTCTTACCCCCGGCCCCTGAGTGGGCAGGTCCCCTGGCTCAGACCCCGcgcccagggggagggggcaaggcaCCATTCACTCGGGCAGGTGGGGCGAGGCtaagtggggtgaggaggggtgcCCAGGAGAACATGCAGGTCCCACCACTCAGActctgcagggccctggggccaGCGTGTTCCTGATGTGGCCTGCGGCTAGCAGGAGGGACGCGCACGCTCAGTACCTGTCTCTCATCCGCTCCCCTAGCGCGTGGTCTGGGAAATGAACCGTCTGGGCATGCTGGTCGACCTGGCCCACGTGTCTGTGCAGACGATGGAGGACGCCCTGGAGGTTTCCAAAGCTCCTGTTATATTCAGCCACTCGTCAGCCTACGAGCTCTGCAGAAACAGGCGCAACGTGCCCGACGACATCCTCCGCAGGGTGGTAAGATGGCCTGGACACGCAGAGCGATGAGCGTTTCCTCCAGCCCACGAGACCTGGGCAGACAGCGCCGACTCAGGCAGAGAGGGACCAGCTCTTGGGCAGGAGCAGCTCCTGCAGAGACACAAAACCCACACGAGCCTCTGGTGCTCTCCCCCgagcaggggtcaggaagaatGTGGTATAGCAGGCCCTGCTGGGAGCCCGGGCGCGAGGGactgggggtgggatcccaggcgctggggccaggggcaggatcCCATGGCGGGATCCTGGGcatgcggggccggggcaggatcCCAGGTGCATGGGTCCGGGGGGGATCCCAGgcactggggccaggggtgggatcccaggcttgaggggctgggggcaggatccCATGGCGGGATCCTGGGCATGCAGGGCTGGATCCCGGGTgcaagggggcggggtggggacagGATCCCAGGCatgagggggcgggggcaggatccTGGGTGCACGGGTCCGGGGGGGATCCCTGGCGCgaggggccaggggtgggaaCCCGGGCGCAAGGGGGCAGGATCCCGGGCACGAGGGGCCAGTGGTAACATCACGCTGGGAGTGAGAACCTCAGTGTCGGAGCTGGAGGCGCTGACGGTGCCTCGCGCTGCCTGCTGGCTGGATCACTGCGGGGAGGGGTCCAGGGCTCTGAATGGGAGGCAGCATCCTGGGGACCACAGCGAGCAGCACCACCGCTGGCGCCCCAGGTCACGGGCAAACGGTTCCTCCTGTGCCGGGGCAGGGATCCCACGCCTGCCCCGGCAGCAGCTGAGACACTGGGCTGCCCGGCCCAGGGCCCTCGCCTGCTGCAGCTTTTAGGAACCCGCGTGCACAGGCGGCGGGTACCATGGGCCAGGCCAGGCTAAGGCTCCCCTAACCCAGGccggggccccgcccctgctccccttctccctAGGCTGGTCCGGGGTCAGGGCAACTGCTTGGGCTGGCTGGTGGCCCAGTGCTCGGGCCAGTGCTCGGGCTGGCCGGCGGCCCAGTGCTCAGGGATCAGGCCGGCCTGTGCAGCCGGGGCGGGCCAGTGGGCGGCTCGGGGTAGGTGGGCAGGGGCTCCTCCAGTCatggggggtctcagggctccagcaggtagggggcagggccggctgtcTAACCTCTCCAAAACAGGGGTTCACCCGCTGCCCATGCCCGCATGTCTCTGCCTGCAGAACCAGACGGGCGGCCTGGTGATGGTGAACTTCTACAACATGTACGTGTCCTGCAACAAGGCAGCTGCCAACCTGTCGCAGGTCGCAGGTGAGTCTGGCGCCAGCCCTGAGGGACGTGGGGGGGTCCCGCACACTGGGCCTTGCCCCTCACTCTGGCACTTCCCCCCGCAGATCACCTGGATCACATCAAGAAGGTGGCTGGCTCCGCGGCGGTTGGCTTTGGTGGGGACTACGATGGCGTGACCACGTAAGGACTGGCCctggggggagagatgggggagaGCTTCCTAACCCCACAGAACAGCCAGCCTGCCGCAGCGCTAGCAAGGCTGTCTGTGAGGCACGCCCAGCCATGcaggctggggcccagggcaccCCTGAGGAGGCTGACCTGGGGCGTGCCCTCCTGCAGGACCCTTCCCTGAGCTTGCCTCAGAGTCTCAGCATCTCACTCCACCCATCGCCCCGCTGGTCTCCAGGGAGACGCTGACGAGGCCTCCAGGGGCTGCGGGCTGCTTTGCTGCCCAGAAATGGGTCATGGCTGGTTGCTGAGCCTTGGAGAGGAACGTTCCCCCTGCACCaggcccctgccagggcccccCAGCTCTGGAACCAGgcatggggcagctcctggtaCCAAGGCTCTACAGGAGACAacaggctgcagctcccccgctgcCCTCCCACCAGCCACGTCAGCCCCTCAGCTCAGGTGCAAAGCGAGTCGTGTCTGCCCCGGGGGGCAGCGCGCACAGACGAGAGGCCCTGTGTGAGCCAGTTCCCAAGGACACTTGTCTGGGCAGCACTTCCTGGCTGCCACAGCACCCTGGGCTGGGGTGCCTGCTTTGCAGGCCTTGCCGCCTCCTCCAGCTGTGGGGCCCGTCTgcttgggagctggggggagggggctccccaaGGCAGAACCCGTTAGTAAGGGGCCCACTCCTGGGTCTAGCAATAAGGCGCATTACCAGTGAGGGGTTCTAGAGGGCGCACACTTCATCGCTCCTGTGGGCTGAGCTCACGGTACATCCCAGGGGCTCCTGGCGTCGCCCCACCAGCTCCCTGTGTGCCCCATCCCTCTATAGTGCCCAGGCCCCTCTAGTGCATGGACTCCCTGCAGCTTCCCCCCAGACCAGGGTTCTGTGCAACCcatgttcccctccctccccataccagggtcccccattcttcccccatgccaggggctgggcacaccCCCAGTTTCCTCTTCCCCCCCGTtcttttttctgtggggaaataaGCCATCCAGGCTGGTACCAATGACACATTCCTGGCAGGACCCGCAGAGCTGAGCTGGGAGAATCGTTAGCCGGGAAAGCGCTGATGGGGGCCGGGAACCAGGTGGGACTGTGCTACAGCACTGGCAGCCCTTCCTGTGTCCCCGTTTGGCTTTCTGATTTCCCCCACAATCAATAGGGATCCGCCCCCTGCTGCCTGGGCCCTTGCCTGGGATGCTGGAAGCCATCAGCTGAGGTAGCCAGGCTCTGTCTGACTCGCAGGCTAaccactgacccacaggaaccttgAGTGCAAAACCTTTGCAAGTTGGGCCAATTAACCCTGGGAACCACGTCAGCAGGGGAGTCCCGTGGCCTGAGTGACGCAGGGGGTCAGAGTGGCTGGTCACCGTGCGTCTCGCCAGCCTGGGAACCTCCAAACAAGCTGTGAGCTCGGTGCTCTCCGGCATCCCGCAGGGTTCCCCAGGGACTGGAGGATGTTTCCAAATACCCAGACTTGATAGCTGAGTTACTGAggaggaactggactgaaacagAAGTGAAAGCTGCCCTTGCCATGAACCTGCTGAGAGTCTTCAAGAAGGTGGAGGAGGTGAGTGAGAAGAGATGGGAGAGTCGCTGCACGGGGTGCtggtccccccacaccccgcctTACTGCAGGGCCAGATGCCTGCCTGGGCCATCGCATGATGGGGGCACATCTCCATGAACCGGCCTGCAGCCTGGCCCTGACCCAGCAGCGCTGCCATGGGGCTCTAtgcccccaccctgcacctgCCATGCTGATCCCACCCCGCAGCTCTGTCCCCGTCCCATGGCccagtcccagccctggcccctggcTCCGAGCCTTGCAGCACAGACCCGGCCCAGGCCCCCGGCTCCGTGGCCCCCCTCTACAGCACACTGTGAGAGGCTGACTCTTTCCTTTCCCTGGTAGGTGAGGGACAGCCTGTCCCAGGAGCCACCTGACGATGAGCCGATTGCGTACGAGGAACTGGAAGGGCAGTGCAGAACCAGCTACGGGTACCCCCCCCGTGCCAGCGCCAGCCCCCCCAGCATGCTGCCAGCTGCTCTCATCGCCCCCCTCCTTTACTCCCTCCTCCTGTAGAGCTCTGGAAGCAGAGCCCCCCACTTGCCCAGACCCCCCCTTCTCACTTCTGAGCCAGCCTggcgggcggggtgtgtgtgtgccggggactccccactgctctggggctggctctgaaggGGAGCCGAGCAGACCACTGCTGCCCCGCCGGCTCCCAGGCTCACGGGGCCCACAGGGGGTGAGGTTCAGTTGTCCTGGCAGGACACAGGCTGCCATGATCGAAGCCGGGTGAAGTGGCCAAGCTGCAGCCTAGGCCCCCCTGTTCACCTCTGGGCTGTGGCAACCTGGGCCTCCATGCGGCTTTTCCTGGGGGTTGAACCCACGCAGCTGGGCTAACACGACTTaaccctgtccccacccccacctgcccttTGGCACCCGCAATCCTGAATTAAAGCTGAGTCTCCGCTCCCTGCTGTCTGTCAAGTCTTTGAACTAGgaccagccccacctccccaaaGCCAGCCCCCAGCTTTCCACCGGGCTGAAGGCAGGAGCAGGCCATGGCGCCTGGTTAAAAGCCCCTTTAGGAGAGTCCTTTATCCTGGTCCTTCCCAAGACAAAGCTCGGTGGACCCGGAGCAGAGCCCGCCTGTGGCACCAGAGGTGTAGCCGAGAAGCCCTTGGGGCTACAGGGCTGAGGTGGGAGAAGAGCCCACGCCAGGGGCCAGCTGCAAGTGCGGAGCAGTGGAGATCTGTGGCAGCCGTTACCGGTGAAGGCACTGTGCAGCCGTTAATCATTAGCTAATTAGCTGGCCAATCAATCATCCTGTTAGCAATTTCCTCTAACATTTAAAGAACAGCCTGTCTTTACCGCGGGGGCGGCCGCGGGCACCTGGTAAACAGGCCCGCAAAAGCAAGCTATCTTCCTGTTGCATTTGCAAGTTGGCTGCGGTACAGAACCCCCACCTGCCAGCGAAACTGGCAAGGATACATAGCGATCCTGGGCCTCTGCCTACCCTCACCAGGCCTCCCGGCcgggccccttccctccagagaggCAGGCACCGGCGCCTTCTACCCCAGCTGCAAGATGGAGGAGCGGGGGCTCAGGGGCCAGCTGACTGGACAGTGGCCCTTTCATCCCCTATTCAAACCCAGCCTGGCTCAGGGAcctgctggtgggggtgggggacccaTCACTGCTcagcccagagtggggggctaAACGGGTTGAGTCAGGCTCAAAGTTCACCCACCTCCCCCGGAAGCCATGCTGGTGCTTTCACCAAGTGCCCAGGCCATGGGACAAGCCAGCAGGGCGCAAGGTGCCTCTGGAAAGAGAAGGCTAAGGCTGAAACCCCACACAACACAGGGGTAGTATTCCCCTGGAGGGGCCAGAATGCCAGAGCTGAGGCCTGGAGCCCTCCAGTATCTGCAGAGCAGGGACCTGCCTGAGCCTGGCAGTGCCAGCGTCCCCAGGCCGTCCGCCCGTGAAGGGATGCCCTCAGCTGGGCCATGCTGCACGTACTGGGAGCTGGAGGCACCAACTCCTACtgatgcaggatttggcccttcagTTTGTTTGACGGCCCATGCTAACCCTAGCGGCCTCCGGCTCGCcgagcctgcctgccggggggAGCCTTGTTCCCTGCACCGGTTGACACAAACCTCGCTCGGTTATTGATGAGCTTTGCTGGCCTAGAGAGTTCTCTGCATTGCCAACCCCCgtttgcagggctggggaacTGGCACTGGGCACCAGTCAGAACGGAGGGTAACAAGGAACAGAGAGCTAGCCCCACGAGCTGCTTCAAGGAACTGAAGTAGCTAAAAGATCAGTGGAAAAAGCCTGCAGCACCCGCTCTTGATTACAAGCCAGATAAGGAACCAACTCCACACACCATTTCCAGGAGGGGCCAAGAAAAAGTTCTCTCAGAACCGGCTAGTGTGTGGAAGTTCCTCCTCCCCACCTAACCATGCCAGCCCCCAGCCACTCAGTCCACAGGTACGCGGGAGCTGCCTGCGAGACCGGGATCTGGAGAAACATCCCGCAAGGCCCAAGCGCCTGCTGCAGGAGTGTTGGATGCAGCAGGTTGAGAGGGTCAGTTCTGCTAGGGAAGAGGAAGAAGTTGCAGCCTCCTGGGATCTGTAGCCAGCAGGGCAGAGGCTGCTGAGCGAGGCAGCAGGAGAGAAGCGCATTGCTTAGCAGAGGGCTCCCCTGCGTGGTACAGCGAATTACAGCACCCACTACACTGCCTGTGAGGAGCAAGGCCTGGTGGGGACGGCAGCGTGCTAGAGGACAGGGGGCTGCCTGGATCCTTCGGAACAGTCCCAGAAATCAGAGCTGGAGAAGATAGGTTAGGACTCCTCCCCCGTCCAACCCCTGGAGCCAGGGCACAATTCTTCCTGACAACGTTTGCTAGTGCTTGGCCAAGCCCGTTTTTAAGCAGAGTCCAAGCCAGGTAAATCTAGCATCAAAAgaagaggggggggagggggaaggcccgGAAAGCTCCATGCCACACAAGGAGCAGGAGCAGCTTGACAAGAGCCCATTGAGAGGCAGGGCTAGTGGATTCCCTCCCCGAGCCGGTGTCAGACCGAGACAGCCAGTGTCAGGCCCTCCAGAACCCAGCAGCAGTGCCACGAGACCCGAGACCAGCACAGGGCATTTGCTTCTCCTACCCAGGCCgcttcccacctctgccagcggagccctgggcagcagccgGCGCTTCATGGAACGCGGACAGGCTGGAGGCTGATTTTCAGGACAGTTCCTTTATTTAAAACGGCAGAGTGGACTTTACAGTGTTCGTTTCAAAACCAGCAAAGGAAAACACACAGACAGCACCACACGAAAAGAATAGGCTCATTTACAGAGGGCAGGATCTCCTCCCCAGGGCAAAGGCCGGGCCGACCCCTTCTCCTGATTTCACCCAGCTGCCAGgagaggagctgggcaggggtAAGCCATTTCCACGAAGTAGGAGCCAGGGGCGGGGAGGAACAGGGCTAGTGCTCGCTGTGCTTCCTGCAAACACTCCAGCTGGGTGGAACAAGATGTTCACCGTTGCCCCAGGTCAGCCTGCCCTGCAACCCCAGGtaaatgccccccaccccccggggttGCCCTGGAAAGCTCTGCTCAGATTTTCAGGGGGGCTCCTGCGTTTTACCCACCTGGGTctgactgaggcacagagaccaaACACCTGGTCACAAGCAAGTCCGGGACTCCGCCAGGATTAGAAACAAAGCCCCTCAGCTCGCCTACAGCCCCAGCTTCCTCCCGAGTCTGGGAAAGGAGCCTGCGTCTCCTCTGTCAGCCTGTGGGGGGCGGCCACAGCTCAGGGTAATCGCAAAAGGGAGGCGAACGTGCATCTTCCAAGGCCACGAGACGCGGAGGGAAAATATCGAGAGATGTCGAAGTGTGTCCGCCCGCAAGTGCTGCAGAACCCCCAGCCTGCTGACTTCTTCTGTACTCCGTACTCCAGCGACATGCCTTCTGCGCTGAGAGTGGCAAGGCCAGCCACCGTCAGGCACCAGACACTCTCAGGGGCGAGGGTGATGGGGAGTGTGTCTGATGCCAtctgcctcccctgctccccaaagCGGGGATTTCTTGCCCCCTAACCAAAGAGAAGCAGGTCCCTTAGGACATCTGTGAGAAGATACTGGACACTTACCACCTAGAGACACCTAATGAATTGTGAGCCAGCCATCCCTGTGAAACCAGcactccagccccagggctgttcaTCACAGTAACCACTCCCTACTTTAGCTGCCATGTTGCTGGGTATGCCAGATGTGCTCTGCATTGACTCCGGCACAGTGGTACCAGATTCCCAGCACATGGCAGCTAGCATGGAGCCAGCAGGGATGGGGGTTAAAACTCCTCTGAATGGGAACCtggctctgttcccctcccatccAGCAGCAAGCCGGGCTCAGATCTCCCCTTGctcgctccctcccactcccccggcCCTGGGCTGAAGAGGAGGCTGAGCATCAGAAGTGACACCGTACGCCTCCCAAAGCTCTCACGCCtggggctgagggaagtggggggAGCTGATCCTTCCTTCTCAGCC
Above is a genomic segment from Chrysemys picta bellii isolate R12L10 chromosome 14, ASM1138683v2, whole genome shotgun sequence containing:
- the DPEP1 gene encoding dipeptidase 1 translates to MKPMLCSYLLVSIFPFCSAELYRAQAERIMTGTPLIDGHNDLPWQLLKKFNNRLSVAPANLTLLNDTHTNIPKLQSGHVGGQFWAAYVPCDTQNKDAVKRTLEQIDVIHRMCDKYPEAFACVTSSTGIEDAFRAKKIASLIGVEGGHSLDSSLGTLRMFYRLGVRYMTLTHSCNTPWVDNWLVDTDQEQPVHNGLSQFGKRVVWEMNRLGMLVDLAHVSVQTMEDALEVSKAPVIFSHSSAYELCRNRRNVPDDILRRVNQTGGLVMVNFYNMYVSCNKAAANLSQVADHLDHIKKVAGSAAVGFGGDYDGVTTVPQGLEDVSKYPDLIAELLRRNWTETEVKAALAMNLLRVFKKVEEVRDSLSQEPPDDEPIAYEELEGQCRTSYGYPPRASASPPSMLPAALIAPLLYSLLL